The following are encoded together in the Pleurocapsa sp. FMAR1 genome:
- the dut gene encoding dUTP diphosphatase, whose product MNIEIIKLHPAAIIPYYAYPGDAGLDLFSIEEVEILPAEAQLINTGIAIALPPNTEAQIRPRSGLALKHSITVLNSPGTIDAGYRGEIGIVLINHGKNRFKVVPGMKIAQMVISSFIQAKLMIANHLNVTTRGNNGFGSTGGME is encoded by the coding sequence ATGAATATTGAAATTATAAAACTCCATCCAGCAGCAATTATTCCTTATTATGCTTATCCAGGGGATGCAGGATTAGATTTATTTTCTATTGAAGAAGTAGAAATATTACCAGCAGAAGCTCAATTAATTAATACAGGAATTGCGATCGCTCTACCTCCCAATACTGAAGCACAAATACGTCCTCGTAGTGGATTAGCACTCAAACATTCAATTACGGTCTTAAATTCTCCTGGCACAATTGATGCAGGATATAGAGGGGAAATTGGCATTGTTTTAATTAATCATGGAAAAAACAGATTTAAAGTAGTTCCAGGTATGAAAATCGCACAAATGGTCATTTCTTCATTTATTCAAGCAAAATTAATGATAGCTAATCACCTAAACGTGACTACCAGAGGCAATAATGGTTTTGGCTCAACTGGAGGAATGGAATAA